The DNA sequence GAAGCACATGGGTATATTTGATGAAACACAAATCCGAAGCACGCACTCTACTCATTAATTTTATTCATTTAGCTGAAAATCAGTTTGGTACAAGTGTTAAGATCGTAAGGAGTGATAATGGCCCAGAATTTAAGATTCCCCAATTTTATTCATCTAAGGGGATTGTCCACCAAACTAGTTGCGTCAAcacaccacaacaaaatggtgtggcTGAGCGCAAACATCGACATTTGCTAAATGTAGCCAGAGCTCTTCTTTTCCAAGCAAATCTACCAAAATATTTTTGGGGGGATGCCATACTCACTGCGACTTACTTGATCAATAGAACAACAACTCCACTTCTTCAGGGAAAAACACCATTTGAAAAACTTTTCCATAAGGAACCAAGTTATTCTCATTTGAAGGTTTTTGGGTGTCAATGCTTTATGTCCACACATCCAACCCGCCCTAGCAAATTCGATCCTCGGTCAACAGAGTGCGTTTTTCTTGGCTACCCACATGGCCAAAAAGGGTATAGGGTTTATAACTTGACAACCAAGAAAATCCTAGTTTCAAGGGATGTGATTTTCTTTGAAAGtgtgtttccttttaaaacaaaTTCTCATTCTCATTCATCACCGAACACTAATTTGTTTCCTTCTTTGAATCATCCACCACAGTTCGATATCCCTTCCATTTTAACTCCTACAATCTCTCCTCAATATCCCATGCACAACTCAACCCCTACAATCACTCCTCCAAATCCTCAGTCTTCCGCTGACCATCACTCTCCTGATACTACTTCCAAATCAACCACATCTTCAGATCATGTTTCTTCTCCACTCATGCATTTAAACACGGATTCAAATCCCTCACTTGACACCATGTCCGATCCCATTCCATCACCTTTACCGCCTCCACAACCGTCACCACCACAACCCAAAAGGTCATCTCGAGCCACAAAGATTCCCACCGCATTGCAGGACTTTCATATTGATGCGGCTCTCCCCTCACGCCCTGATCCTTCAGCTTCCTCAAACGGGGTCATCTCTCCAGGTACGGCTCACAGCCTCTCCCATGTCCTATCTTATGCTAATCTTTCTTCCCCTCACAGAACCTTTACTGCTAACATGACCATACAAAGAGAGCCTACCTCATTTTCTCAAGCAGTTAAGGATCCGAAATGGCGAGAAGCTATGAAGCAAGAGGTTCAAGCCCTTCAAGCTAACAAGACTTGGAGTTTAGTGCCTCCTCCGGCTCACAAACGACCAATTGGATGTAAGTGGGTATACAAAATCAAGTATAATCCTGATGGCACAGTGGAGCGCTACAAGGCCAGGTTAGTGGCCAAGGGTTATAGCCAAGTTGAAGGGCTCGATTATCGGGAAACATTTGCACCGGTTGCTAAGCTTACAATAGTCCGAGTCTTACTGAGTCTTGCAGCCCAGCAGAATTGGCACCTTCATCAATTGGACGTCAATAATGCTTTTCTCAATGGCGATCTCTATGAAGATGTGTACATGCAGCTCCCTCCTGGCTTCGACCGAAAGGGGGAGACTAGGGTCTGTAAGTTACACATATCATTATATGGCTTGAAGCAAGCCTCAAGGCAATGgtttttgaagctttcctcagcccTCAAGTCAGCCGGCTTCACACAATCAAGGTCTGATTATTCTTTATTCGTTCGAAACCATCAGGGAATCTTCACAGTTTTGTTGATCTATGTCGACGATGTTATTCTAGCAGGGAACAGTTTAGAAGACATCACAAGGACCAAATGTTTTCTCTCAAGCCACTTCAAGCTGAAGGATATGGGGCAATTGAGATACTTCCTTGGAATAGAAGTAGCAAGGTCCAAACATGGAATTGCGTTGTGTCAGAGAAAATATGCATTGGAGATCCTTGAAGATACAGGGTTTCTTGGGGCTAAACCTTCACGGTTTCCAGTTGAGCAAAATGTGACGCTCACACAATGAGATGGAAACTTACTAGAAGATGCATCCCAATATCGAAGGTGGGTTGGACGTCTCATTTATCTAACCATCACAAGGCCGGACCTTGTTTATGCAGTTCATATACTTAGCCAGTTCATGGATAAACCCAGGCAGCCTCACTTGGAAGCAGCGCACAAGGTATTAAGGTACATCAAGCACACACCCGGTCAGGGAATTCTTTTACCTTCTAAAGGGTCGTTGGAGTTAAGAGCATATTGTGATGCAGACTGGGCACGCTGCAAGGACACTAGAAGATCAACAACTGGCTATTGCATTTTCCCAACTGAAAACTGGTTCGAACTCAGTGGCTTTGTGAATATGTCTGCTGGTTGCTACTTGTATTTGGAAGAGAGGACTTTCTCTTGTATTTGGCTTTTTGTTGTATTGATGACTTGAATAAAAATGCAATTTAAGGAGTGGCTTGCATACTATTTCGAAAGTAAATAGGAATTAGACTAAGAACAAGAAACTCTAGACTTAAATATAACTTCGAACAAAAAAAAGGTCCAAACGGAAATtggaaacaaaagaaacaaattctCCTCGTACGTGCTACTTAATTTCCTGCTGTCCTTCAAGCTTGTCTACAAGTAGATCCGCTCTTTCTTTTTAAAAAGGCTCCTGTTAAAAGTCATTTGTTAACGATCAACTTTGTAATAGAATCATTATCAATTTTTTACAAGCAAAACAAATATCTCAAATTTGACGGTAAATAAATTATGATTGATCGAACGCTGAAGATGAAAACATGTGGGcgcgcgtgtgtgtgtgtgcatagATACAATTAAAGGCAGACGCGCGCAGCCGTTTGAAATTGATAATTTTGCTAGAATTTCaaccatggaagaagaagaagaaagaagaaggaaggaggaggaaggaaaagaaagagaaagcttAGGACTACATTGTGACTGGAATTCTGATTACATTTTTACTACATACATTCTCTTTATATACTAAAGCAAAGTAAGCCAACAGTAGTAAAAATAATAGGAGTGTACCCTTTATATTACCCTGAACATCACAACACTCCTATATTACCCTTAACAAATTTAAGATGCATATTTATAGTAGAATGATTATCGATCTTAAGAAGCAAATCAAATCTCTCAAAGTTTGACGGTAAATAAATTACGATCGATCAAACGCCCGAAGATGCAAACATGCATGTTTATGACTTTATGTAATATCTTTAGACACAATTAAAGACATTTATATCGTTAGTACAGCACTCCCCACACATCACCGGCCAATCATCTAACTAATAAATATTATAGCTATCTTATGCAATACTCTCTGTGATCAGTTCATATAAACATCTATATATCCGCAGTTCATATGCATGTAAAAGTAAAGGAATTGTTTTTACTTACATCAGAGGTCTGACAAACTCCAAGTTTACTTGCCCGTCATAGGTCCAGAATAACTTGAACACTTTTCTGGGCACGTCCGGAAACGCCCGACACAAGGCTTGGTATAAATCACCTTCGCTACGTATCTGTTTGTAAACGCTGCATGTTAATGTTGttgaaaaacagaagaaaaagaaacaatttaAACCATTTGTTGAAACAACTCAATTAATGTCTTACGTACCTTCATATATCTTACTAGATTTTGACACGCGTTTGCATAAAACTTCAGCTCATCTATCTCATTGGTATCTTCATACGGTGTGCCATTCTTTCCAGCATTATATAGAGACGTAAATCCACGTCTGTAATCTTCAGATTCAATTCTGCCAATTGACTCTGAAATATTCTCTCTCTTTGTGCGGCATAGATGCATGTATGCACGTTTCCAATCGACATGACGTTCGTCAGGCACTAGCACTAGATCGGGGGTTGCTTGATTAGCCCCACTTCTTGGAAGTGGAAACGTTTTACCCCTTAAGCCATGAAGTTCTTTAAGGGTGGATGGAATGAATCTCAGAGCTTCATCCACTGATTGAAAATAAGGGTGGCGAAGCAGCACTAACATTTGGTCCCTGCAAACAAAAAAGtataaatgataaataaataaataataaaatagaaTGTTAttgtcaaaaataaataaactaaaAGAGTACATTGTCTTCAGATCCTTCACATATGCCTTGATGTCTATATAATTCTCGTCGTCCAATGGTTCACTACTGCCTCCAAATAAATCGTCAAAGAAATCTTTGCAGCCTTCAATATAATTCTTGTGCACCATGGAGTTGTAATCATCTTGTGGAAGTGTAGCTCTAGAACCGATCACTTTAATGTGATTTAAAGCTAGGGATCCACCAACAATGCCCATCTCCCTTTTTGAACGGATGTTTTCAATGACATCCATTGCAAAGTTCTTTCTCAAGTCCTGTGCTGCATACTGTGTTGGATTttgtataaaatccattagagtaaAGTGAATGTCAGATGTGTGGTTGACGAGTCTAGAAGGATAGTTGGGTCCAGAAGTAGAAGGATAGTAGGGTTTAGAAGTAAACAATCTTCGAAAAAGAGCCATACTTCGGAAGACAATAGATGAGTTGAGTagatttttttcattctttcaaAGGTGGTATTTATAGTGATGCATAAGATATCTAATAGGAAGGTAAATCTCTAacggggtgtattcaattaggagTCTATTGaattgttttggattttggaaatCTAGAGATATTcaatcaagattttaaaggattaaaatcttgaggtattcaattcagattttaaaaagtTAATATAAATTTAGTGGTATTCAACAGTTCAACGATTTTGAAGGATTTTATTAAGTGATGGATTGTGAAGGATTTTAGGACCCTCGGTATAAATAGCAAACCCTTTCAGAAATCTGCTCTCTAGAGCTGAgatttcaatcttttttttttccctctctctctcatcgaGAAGATGAAAATACAAACGGCAATCTGAAGAAGACGATCAACCATGTTCAGCTCTGCCGCAGTCGACAGCGTCGAAGTTACCGCGCTCCGCTCAATTTTCTAGCCCGTCCATCTCAGCCGAAAAAACCAGTTGTCGCGCAGGCGAGATCTGAGTGGTGGCAGTGACAAAGACGAATCCGGCCATGTTAGGACTATTGTTCTATAACTAGCAACTAcccccgcgcgatgctgcgggtttgcATTTTCccccaaattttgtatgtagtACAATTGCATTCATAAGGTAAGAAACTATAAGAGACACTAATTTAAAATATTATCATTCAAAAGCTGGAGTTTTGACCAGATTTGTCTATTCACATATTTCAGAAATTGATGTTTTGCACAGAAACGGGTATTTTAACCAACATTTGTTCAAAAAATGATCATTCTAACCAGAGTTCCTAAACTCTAATTGCAAAGGTAGGTAGTTCTCATCAAAATAATCTGCATTTATCTTTCGAACCAGTTACTTTACATGAGTTCTTCAAAGGTATCATCATTTGGTTCGTCTGTTGTTGGTGTTTCATTCGCGTTGATGAGAAGATCATTTGTTGCTGATTCTGGTGGGCTGCCATTAAAATGGAGGTAGTCAGATAAGAAAAGGTTGAATGGAGCTGCATATTCTGTTCAAATGATAATCCAATGCAAAACCATGAAGGTTAAGCAACAACTATGAAGCTGATAACAATTATGCAAGTTTGGCGATAACTATGAAGCTGACAGGAATTTTATGTCTGAAATCAATTCACCGGAgcatttcaaaacaaaaacccagtatcagaagaaaatatggaaaaaaaaaaccgatagatgagcaatccaaaacaaacccagaccCAAATCCCTGTTCTTCTCTAAATTACCTGCTATCAACTGATGTCCTGTCTTCTTCATTGGAAGCCTCTTGTCCAACATTGATTCCTTATTTCCTTCTGATCTTCTCCTTTCACagtttctctctatctctacaCCTCTTGTCAAACAAATCCAGATCGATCACTCCTGTTTTCCTTTcacactctctctctgtctctgcaCTGAAACAAATAGAATCTCTCAGAAGTGGCAACACAACAACCTTGACTTCATGGATTCAGATCTTTTGACAGATGCTCCAAGTATCGTCATATATTCAAGTGGCCTATTTTTGAAGAAAAGCATGTAGATTAGAGTTCTGAACATACCTCGCTACTAAATCTTCCTAAAATATACTATGCAATAGCAACCATTAGAAAATGAGTACATTCTGTTCTATTAATGCCAAAGTTTACAAATCTACAGACAACTTGTATTTGAATAGGATCCATGGTGTAGGAAAGTCATGTAAAATCTGCCATAATAGGCTTTGCATCAGAAAAAATTTCAGGACTCAAAACTTTAATCTGCAATCTGCATAAGTACGCCTTACCTTTGTATTTCTCGAGTCTTCCTCTTTCTGTCTCGGTCATGACAATCGGAAGTGAATGGATCTCTGCAAACACAGACGATGAAAATCATGAAATTAATCCATGATTTTGTCCCATTTGAAATGAGGCTGTTAGTACTAAGGTAAACATAACTCGATCTTCTCTATAATTACCTTAGTATATCTTAATTTATGTTTTCATGATGTGACTGTTATCCACCAATATTGAAATTCACAGATGGATTTTGAACCGATACATATGGTGAATGATGTCTGGGATAGTGAGGCAAGAACAAATTAGTTGCTCTTGCACCAAACCACCAATAGTGCCAAACTAATCCAACATTCAGTATCATCCTAAAACTCActctggggggggggggggggctacaACACCTTCACTGTCTGGGATAGTGAGACAAGAACAAATAAGTTGCACCAAACCACCAATAGTGCCAAACTAATCCAACATTCAGTATCATCCTAAAACTCACTCTAACTTGAGTTCATCAAGAGCAGGACATAGCAACTGAATGAAGCTCAAGGTCAAGCTTAttcaccaatttccatggcatTAACTGAAAATCCAAGGGATGCAAAAATTGCAACCAAAGTGGTCAGACAAAATCTGTCATGTAAGGCAGAATCCAGAAGTTTTATTCTACTCCAATTTTGAAATTGCAAGACAGTAGCAAAAGCAATCTTAGTCATTAATCAAGGAGTACCTCCATATCAGAGAGAATCAAAACTTTCCCTGCTTTCTTTCATCCAAAACTGTCACAAAATCGATAAGAATACAGATCACAATCGAATTCAATACAACCATATCTAAATAACAAAGAACTAAGTTGAAAAAAATTACCCCAGGAACACTTTCAGCTGCTTCAAAAAAGCTTTCCCTATTTGAAACCAAATAACAGCGTCAGTGAGTATAAAATCCTAACAAATTCGGAGAACCAAACCAAATAGtactaaatattaaaatgtcaataaaatcaaagtaaagaCTTCTGGTTTCAAAGTTTTCCATTCAAAACCATGAACTTAAGCATTTACTAAACAATAAAAAAGGCAAAATTCATGTTTGTTGACAAACATATCAATTTGAAGTTTGCTGACGATTTAGTAAAAGAAGGAGCTCTATCATATTGTTAATAAAAGAACCCAGATTGAATCAAAGGTACATACaactaaacaaaatattatGATGAGGAGAAAAAAGCAGGACATTGCATTAAAGGGATTATGACCAAGTGGCCAAAATTTCGTTGAAATTAATGTAGCTTTGTGTGATTTGCTGGCTATTTCAATAGCAAACCAAAACGCTTGCATAGCTACAGCTTAGTTAATATCCCAAATACTATTAGTTTCTATAGTATTTGAAACAGTTATACACTTTGTTTCAATGCAATCAGTTTGTACAGATTTTAAGTTTAGCTGTTTCAAATACTATACAAACTGAATCCAAAGTCAAAAACTAAACATGGGTCTGTGACTTTCTGCAAGAAATTACAAACCTCtatcaatatcaatgaaaaagtGCAAGCCACAGAAACCCAATTTGAGATCAACCCATTTTCAAAGAGAGGATCATTAAATTTCGGCAAAAGGGAACAAAGAGTCACAGTTTGAATGCATTGAAACAACAATAAATACCCAGAAATTACTGGAATGAAATAAACGAAGATGGTTCAGAGCCCACTTACAGTCACAGTCTGTCTTCTTCTCCTTCCCTGAGTCGCTTAGAGCTGCTACTTCCCCCGTCACAATTAAGATACTTATTTCTCTGGTTGGAATTTATATTAATCACAAATTCAGAAACATAAATTAAAAGCAGAACGAACTAACAGCTCAGAAATTAGAAGGCAAattggctctctctctctggattGTTCTTGATAAGTGATCGAATTGAAATGGGTCAAAATACCAGAAGACATGAAAATACCTGAAAACATAACCAAAGAGAGCGCATCTTGGCGGAAATTGAAACGGATCGAATTGAAATCGGTCTTCTCTCCCTATCGTTCTTTCCCTGTCTCTCACTTTCTTGATCATTCTTGAACTCTTTATGCACTCTGTTCGTGGAGCAAAGAAACAGAGCCACGCGGAGTCCCAAAGGAGACGAACACTTGTCTGGGGTACTCAAGTAAAAAGGCAGAGAATAAAAGGGCAAAAGAGTCACAACACTATTTAATGAACAGTACAAAACCCCATTttgcccgcgcgatgctgcgggtcagtatttttttttgtagatatTTCAAATATGGACGTCTTGAACAGGAGCTGGTATTTAATACCAGCCAAGCTTCTGTATTTACATTTTCCAAAAGACAGATATTCTAACCAAAGATGTTTTTTATATACAAATTAAAAAGTGGTTAGTTCTGGTGAAAATATCTTACAATTTAAGATTGAACCAATCATTCCATATGAGTTCTTCACATGTGTAGTCTGTTGCTTCAGATGTGTACTACTTATGGATTTCGAGAATATGAAAAGCACCAAGGTCGAGCTTGTAACATACTGCAAGTTACTACTAATAAAGAGAAGTCCACCTGCAAACAGAGCAACGATAACTTCCAATCAACCATTAACTAAGGGTTTAGTTATTTGGTCATTAATACTGTAAGATAATCATACTGGGTGTTCTTTGAACCTGTGTAGAGCTACTCCTGGCATCACTGCATTGGTGTTGTACTTGAGCAAGTTAGTCTTTCCAGCATGGTATTTTTGTGACAAAATCTAGATGATTACTTTACATATTCATCATGATTGCAGTGTACATACCTTGTTTGGTATTAATTCTTTGTCCACTTATCAGCTACAAAGTGTTACTCTTTGCTGGCATATAAGAGTCTAGGGAAATACATTTGAGCAGAGCGAAGACTGTTTATTCTCAAATTggcagtgagagagagagagctggaatCATGAAAAATTTGAAAGGTTTTAGCATAAGTCAAATGAaatcacaaccaaaaacatTCAAGTACCAGAAACATGCTTACCATTTTGATAGATTTGACATTCATGAAACAATCACCAATGTAACGAATCGGATTTTTAGAAAGAAGTACAGAAAATAAATTCAAGAGGTAAATATTTCAGACACGACTTCCAGTCTACCTAAATATTTCAGCTTCAGCATCACAAGCCTTAAACTTGATTATGCTCAGTAAAAAATGTAAACTAAAGGCAAGACTCAGTAAAAATCTTACCCAATCATGGAGTTGTTCCTCTTCATGAGTTTAGTTTGTGTCTGCATTTCTTACTCCAATTTGGTAGCCCTGGATTTCCAGATCTGCAGACCACCACAAAACGAAAACAAAACCATAACTTTACTACTGAAACTCACATTACAAACTCGAAAAACAGAGAATGTGCTAACCTCTTCTaaactaccaaaaaaaaaaaacaaagagcatTGCACAGAACATTATTTGTTGACTTCCAGGATAAATTAACAGCTTCTTCAGGGAGTGATTAAGGTCAGTTAGAGTTGTGattctggaaagaaaaaaataataataataccgATTGTTCCcgtcccttcttcttcttccttttatcTGAGTTATCTACTTTCTTCACTACCCCAATATAAACTACAGAAACCTCTATGTGCATTCGCAAAGCTCACATCTTTACCATTCACAGGTTCACCAAATTAGAGCAGGAAACAAATCAAACCCAACAAACCTAGAAACACAGATTAAACAAATCAAAACGAACCTGATACAATAATCTTCTTCTTATCAGACACCTTCACTTCTCTAAACACATTCAATGCGGCAGAATCCTTAGCAATCTGAAGTGGGTCTTTTTTAACCTGAAGCATTCCAGGAAATTGTAAACCAACTAACCTACATGCCAGAAAATGTCCAATATTGACTAAAAGGAAAACGCTAAAGAATATTTGGTTGGTCTCTGCAGAATCCCAACAATTTGTCTCTTTTCTAAAAATGTGTTTTTCATTACTATAACTTGGTAAAGCAAATTTGGACAAATCAGAGCCCGAGTTATGAGATTAACATAGTGATTGGAAAGAAGGAGTCCAATATTGCAAATGTGAAGAAACCAAGCATATATAATCATGATGcagcaaaaaaatgaaaatatgatcgaggACAGAAAGAATTGGAAAGAACGAGATGGGGATTTACCTCAACTGATGGATTGCGATTGAATCACATACCCATTATCAAAATAATGGAATAAAGCCCAATTGCATCCGTCTAAATCAAGCGCAACATCTATTTCAAAACACAGAGATCCAGACTAACCAACGATACCTCTAAACAATAAACTGACCGGTAGCAAGTTTGAGATTTTGAGCAGGAAATGTATTTCTATCTCAGTTTTGGATTTTTGTGCGAGGAGAGCGAGAGAAATTTGTTGATTCGAGTAAGAGCAAGAGCGATTTGGATTGGGTTCACTGCGACTGGCAAGAGAGAGGAAAATCGATCGATTTGCATGTGACTAAATGCGACGAAGGCTTCCAGAAAACACCATATAACTGACGCCTTTTTAGATAGTATGCAACTCGAGGGCAGAACTGCCATTTCGCTGGTGAACAGTTAGGAACAGTGTAGGACCAACTTATGAGGAAGCAAAGTTCAATTCTCTGTGACTGATAACATGACCCTAATTAACACAGTATATTACCATCCGACTTTCATGTCATAATCTTGAATGTCTGCATTATTGTTTCTGCAAATAGAAGATAAACTAATTTAACAAAAACTCATCCaaggtttcttttttttttttctgcgttCACTTATTCATCCTACCTACCCTTTTAAAATATAAAGTAAAAGCTGATCATCATTTTGGACAACAAAAGATATCCCAATATTAAATCATCAAAAAAGTTTATGTAACCGAGAAGTTTTTGTATCGAGTAAGGTATCACACCAATCATCAACAATTATCTTCTCAATCACAATTGAATTTAAAAGCCGAAATCTGATGAGTGCTAGTTCAGGTGCCATGCCGGAAATGTCACTTAGTGACAACTCACAGTTGGTTGAATGCACAATTGTTGCTATCATCTAACCAACAACTTGCTTCTCTTCAAATAGGTCCATCTTGTCATTGATTCTACACAACGGTGAAAGTTTCTACAACATTAGCATCTGAAATTTCTGAAGAAATAaaaagttaacaaaaataaagtaggttgtaattttcattttaaattgcATTTCAACTGCAACAGCACAAAACGAAAACTGAGGGGAAAATGACTGTTCAATTGGCAGGAACCTTAAGAAGAAGGTCAGAGACATGATTAATAAAAAAGCTGTAAAACAAAAAtatgaacaaaaacaaaggTACTTTTTTTATGCATAAGCTGATTCATATATTAAAAAGACAAACAAAGAAGGCACATAATGGTTCAACAATAAACCCGGATTAAATAAAAGAATGAGTTAATAGCCACCAATAGCAAAATAGAGATATACCCAAAGGAAAAGTTAAAAACAACAATACAGAGAGCAAAAATCACTTCAACCTTACGCATAAATCTAATGATCTAAATGTTGCTGTTATTCACACGAAGTCAATAGACAAAAGCAACTACAAACTAATGCAAAAAGCAATTCCAATTTTATACTAAATTAACCACATCCTTGCTTGTATCTTAAATCTTTTATAGACTGAATCATACCAAACTTGAAATTCAGCCACGCAATAAACAGAGGTAAACAAACATGAGTGTAGATAGTATTTGAAATAAGCAAAAGCTAGGAACTTGTTGTGAAGGGGGGAAAAACATACACAATTAATCCAAAACCAGACAATAACTGGAATAAGCACCTTTGAAGGGGGGAAAAAATACGACTTCGAAAAAAATGGAAGTGATCGACATCTCACCTGTCAACTTTCTTATGGAGTTCCTTTGTAATCATGGAAGAATGCAGAGATAATCAAAATACATGAACTTAAATTTTTTGTACAGGAGGTTGAGTTTACCTTGGTGAAATAAAGTTCAGTCTTGTCAAGGAGTGGACCTAAGGGAGTTATATCAGATTTGCTGCATCAAAATGACCCCGAAttagaacccaaaataaaactTTAAAGAAACAGGAACCCAAATTTTGTACATAAACTGGGACAAAAAAACGAACTGGGTTTAAATTTGTCATTAAAAGCCACAGTAAAAAAAAATGCTGATGACTAATAAAAAGAAAGGGGAGTCCTATATATTGTCAATAGTATCTTTTTTAATGTGTATGCAGGTCGATGTACAGTACAGCTAATTGTACTAA is a window from the Rosa chinensis cultivar Old Blush chromosome 2, RchiOBHm-V2, whole genome shotgun sequence genome containing:
- the LOC121051363 gene encoding uncharacterized protein LOC121051363; translation: MALFRRLFTSKPYYPSTSGPNYPSRLVNHTSDIHFTLMDFIQNPTQYAAQDLRKNFAMDVIENIRSKREMGIVGGSLALNHIKVIGSRATLPQDDYNSMVHKNYIEGCKDFFDDLFGGSSEPLDDENYIDIKAYVKDLKTMDQMLVLLRHPYFQSVDEALRFIPSTLKELHGLRGKTFPLPRSGANQATPDLVLVPDERHVDWKRAYMHLCRTKRENISESIGRIESEDYRRGFTSLYNAGKNGTPYEDTNEIDELKFYANACQNLVRYMKIRSEGDLYQALCRAFPDVPRKVFKLFWTYDGQVNLEFVRPLMSLFKKKERIYL